A segment of the Anaeromicrobium sediminis genome:
GGCTTTCTTACCTAGGTTTATCTTTCTTATGGAATATCCAATTTTTTCTTGTAAGCTTTTACTCTTACGATAGTTTTCATCATATATTTTATGTATATCTTTTATTCTAGATTTAATAGATTCATCACAACTTATGTCCATCTTTTTAATTTCATCTACTAAAGCCTTACTGTTCTTTAGAAGTTCTATTAATTCATTAGTATCCCCATCTTCTATACTCTTTTTTTGTAATAATAGGTTTTCATAAAGTGCTTCAACACAATCTGTTTTTTTCAATAAAATCACCTACTCTGAAAACATGGACATTATAGATTCAAGCTGTGAATTCATCTCTTGCAGATAAACTTCCATAGCAGCAAACTGTTCATAATAGTAATTTTCCTTATCTAGCATCTTTTCTTCTAATTCTTCTATTTCTTCTTCATAATCTTCAATTCTACTATAATAAATATTATCGTATTCTGATGAATCTCCAATCATACCTACCTTTTCAAGAAGTGTGCCCTTGCTCCCATTGGCATTTCTATATATGGATACATTGTCTTCCATAATGTCATATAATCTATAGGCAAGACCTTCTTCTTCATATCTAACTTCTCTTTCATCGCCATCTAAATTTCTAGCTGTATTAGTTCCTGGGTGTGAAGAGGATTCTTTACAAAATAAATTCATTACTCCTTGAGGATTATCTTCTATAGATTCTTTTAATTTATCTTCATCTACAACTAACTTTCCGTACTCATCATAAGACCCTGTGGTTATTCCTATATCTGCAAGAGTTAGAGATACACCATCTACAGGGTCATATAAAGCCACTCTCATATCCCTAAGGATATCTTCTATTATGGGATCACTACTAAGAAGACCTGTTTTAGCCTGCTCCTCCCATAATTCTATCTCCTCATCAGACATTTGACTTTTTTCTTCATTGGTAAGAGGGGGATAATCTCTATCATACTCCTCTGACACAGTATCATGAAGAGAGTCTATAAGTTCATTATATGCATCTACAAAACTCATTATATTTTCATACACAGAATCTACATCTAAGGATATAGACATGTTAACAGGCTCTGTAGTCTCTGCTAAAACAGTATAAGTTATCCCAGATACACTAAATGTATTATCACTCCTTGTAAGTGTTTCTCCATCTAAAATAACTTGAGCATCTTCCCCTGATGTATAATCATCTATTTTAGCACTTGCCATAAAATTACTTCCTGACTCTGTTATATTAATACTATTTCCAGCTCCCGTTTGAGTAGCTGTAAATTTGAACTCATCTGAAATCTCATCATATGTAAAATATACTCCAGCCGCTGAATTTGTATTAATTTCATTCATCATTTTATCTAGGGTAGTGCTTTTATGAAACTCAAATTCTTCTCCATTTATAGTAAAAGACACATTTCCCTCTGAATCGAAAGTAAAAGGTGTCTCCATATTCAAAGATACTTCTTCTAGAGTATCTGATGTATCTATTCTATTATTTAAAATAGCCCCACTGCCAAAACCTAAATCTTCAAGGGCATCATCTGATTTACTTACTAATTCTATATTATGTATACCACTATCGGCTACTGGCTCAAAGGTCAAAGCTCCACTAGGGTTGGTACTAACCTCTATTTTACCTGCTCCATATGCATCATCTATAGCTGCCTGCATATCTACCACATCATTTATAGAACTATCTATATTAATAGTCTTTGTAGTACCATCCACACTCATTTCAAAGCTCTTTCCATGGGCTGCAGTAAAATCAGGGACAGATATACCTTCAATTCCTTTACTTATGCCCGAATTACTTTCAAGACTTGCAGATGTGGCCACATTTAAAACTTCCATTGTATGATTACCCTCTACTGATTCTGACCCTGCTGACACTTTCACAGCACTTTCATTGCTACAAACCGTGTCATATATAATATAAGTAGATGATGATAACATATTGTTTGAAGAATTTAAGTAATTAAAATAACTATCTTCAAACTCTTTAATTTCCATAGTCACATCTCTATAGGCATCCATTGTCCACTCTGTAAGCTGCTTGTCTTGATATGCTTTATCAAGGGGCTGTTTTTCAACTTCCATTAAATCCTTTACCATTTGGTCAGTATCCATTCCCGATACCATTCCCGTTACACGTGATGAACTGGTAGCACCTGCTATATACATAATACTCACCGTCCTTTATATTCTATTATCCACAAGCTCTGTAACCATAACCATATATGGTTTCTATTCTTAAATTGGGAAGTTTTCTTCTCAATCGTCTTATGAGGTCATCTACAACTCTATCATTTACATAACTGTTTACTCCCCATATACAATTTATTATTTGTTCACGAGAAAAAGCCTGTCCTGTATTTTTAGCTAAAAGCTTTAAAAAATCAAATTCTTTTGATGTAAGCTCTATAGGCATGTTGTTTTTAAACACAGCCCTTTGAGTTTCATCTATTATATAGTCACGAAACTTAACAGTATTTACATTGTCAGTTATGGAAGTTCTTCTATACCTTGTCTCAATAATTCTATTTGCACGTATTATTAACTCCCTTGGAGAAAATGGTTTTTGAACAAAATCACTTCCTCCTATTTCAAGGCCCAACACCCTTTCGGAAGTTGAAGAATTTCCAGACATAAATAGTACAGGTGTATCCTTACTATGTTTCTTAATTTTATGCATAAGTTCATATCCATTCATATCAGGAAGTGTTACATCTATAATCCACATATGTGGAGTGTCATATATGGCATTGATGGCATCGCTCCCTCTAAAAAAGGATTTTACATCCCATCCTTCATTTTCAAAATACAGGGTCAAAACTTTATTAAAATTTATTTCATCTTCCACAATATATACTTTATAAGACATAATCATCACCCTTTTTAACATGATTTTATTATGAACAAAACGAGATAATAAACATTTATTATTTCAATCTCTTATAAAATAAATTCTATCAGACAATTGTGATATAACTTTGATATTAATTATGTGAATTATGTTTTTTTATGGGATTTTAAATCATATTTTGAAAAAACTTGAAATGACAATACATTATGTAATAAAGTCTGCAAGGGAAGGAAGTATAATTTTAGATCCAGCTGCAAGGGAGGCTTCGTAAACTGATTGAGCACTGGCAAGCTCCATTGCCACTTCTGCCATATCCACATCTTCATTCATGCTCATGAGACCTGTATAGGTGACGTATTCGTCACTTAATCTATTTTGTGTAAGTTCTACATAGCTCATCTTTGCACCTAAATCTGCCCTTACGGCAAGTACTTGATTTAAGTTTTCATCTAAATCCTCTAATAATTCCGTTAGCTCAAGTTCATAAGTTTCCACCACAGGAGGAGATACACTATCGTTTACTACCTTATACTCCGTTTCACCAGCTAAGGCCATCTCTATCTTTTGAAAAGTTCCAAATATGCCCTTTTCATCATCTCCAAAGATCTCATAACCCTCTACATTAACATCTACTTCACTACTTCGTCCTATGTTATACATTATGTCTTGATTTTTATCATCTTCTGTAAGGATCTTATCTTCATTTGCACTATAAAAAGCTAAAATTTCATCATCTTCCACAGATCCAGCATAAGGTCCACCTAATGATAAATAGCTATCCTTATACATAATTTCATCTCCAACAGGAGTGTCTATTACTTCAAAGGGTAGGGTATTTGTGCCATAACCTCCAAAGACATATCTTCCTGCGTAAGAGTAATTTCCTATTTCAATAAGTTGTGCTTCTAATTGTTCTATCTCAATAGCTATCACTTCATAATCAGATTCTGAAAGACTTTCACTAGATGCCTGAACTGTAAGTTCTCTCGTTCTTCCTATTACATCTTCTATTCCATCTAGTGCTTGTTCTGTAACCTTCATCCAACCAAGAGCATCTTCTGCATTTTTTTCATATTGTTCTATTTGAGATATATAAGTTCTATATTCCAAAGATTTTGCAGTACATACAGGATCATCAGAAGGTTTTTGAATCTTTTTTCCCGTAGCCATCTGGATATTTAATTCATTCATATATGTAAGATTCTTGTTTATATTCCATATTACATTTTGAGATAGCATGCTATTAGTTACTCTCATGTTTTTATCCTCCTATCTCATTGATTGTGACTTCATATATTTCTTTCCATACATCTATCATTTTAGCTGCTGCCTCATATGTTTGTTGATATCTGACCATATTGCTCATTTCTTCATCTATAGAAACACTAGATACAGAAAGTCTTGTATACTCTATTTGTTGCACAAGGTTGGCTTCATTGTTCATCTTTCCAGTGGCATGTTGATTTTCCGTTCCCAAAGTTGTAAGAACTGAATTAATATAGTCATCTGCACTTCCTTGATTAAACATTTTAGTATCATTACAAATATCTATAATGCTCTTTATATTTTCATTATTTCCCTCTTCTCCACTTTTTGAAGATGCTGCAATTTTATTTAAATCATTTTCAACATCTGAAGATACAGAAATATTAAGAGCTGTTATATTATCATAGGCTGATTCCATATCAGATCCACTAGCCATAAAGTCATCGGAGGACATATTATCATAAGTAAAAAATCTTGTACCAGTACTTCCATCTAGACCATACCCATCTGCATGTCCCTCAGAATATTTAACTCCATCTCCATATACGCCTTCATTAAATGCCATGGCAAAGGTCCTTGCAAATTCATCTAACTCTTCTAGATAATAGGGAATACCCTTATATTCACTATTTTCCCCTGTACCATCTCTTAAATCAAAACATCCCTTTAATTCTCCTCCCTTTGGGTCTACTACAATATCACTATCTTCCCACTTTATTCCGTATAAAGGCTGTCCTGTACTAGATGTATCCGCATTATAAGTTTCTAATTTATTTGAACTACTGCCATTTACTAAATAATGTCCATTTAAAGTTATTTGAAATTTAGTATCTGCTTGTCCATTTGGAAGAGTTCCCACTTTTACTTCTTCTGCTTGAATTTCAATTATCTTTGAAAGTTCATCTACCAAAAGATCTCTTTCATCCCTAAGTTCATTAGCATTAGCTCCCGTTAACTCCAGCTCATATATTTGTTCATTTAATTTAGCTATTTGATCTCCTATTGAATTTATTTCATTCACTTTCATATTTATATCATTATTTATTTGCTGCTGAAGATCTACTAGCTTTTGTGCCGTATCATTTAAAGTTTCACACATGGCCGTTCCCGTTTGAAGAAGAAGGGCTCTTTCTGCCATTCCTGTAGGATTAGTTGAAAGTACTTCTAGGGCTGAATAAAAATCACTCATAACACTATTTATTCCAGAAGTAGAAGGTTCTGCAAATATACCTTCAATCTCCAATAAAATATTACTCTTTGTCTCCCATTCGCCAAGGGAAGGATTTTCAGCCCAATACTTTTTATCTATATATTCATCTCTCATTCTATCTACTGAAACTACTTCAGGACCTGTACCAATCATCACATTGCCTTGACTAAAAGCATATCCATTAGTTTGATTTACTACTTGTCTTGAATAACCAGGTGTATCAGCATTACTTATATTACTATTTGTGGTGTATAGTGCACTTTGACTGGCATAAAGGCCATTAGCAGATATGGCAAGGCCTGCAAAAGTTGAAGCCATTTAA
Coding sequences within it:
- the fliD gene encoding flagellar filament capping protein FliD yields the protein MYIAGATSSSRVTGMVSGMDTDQMVKDLMEVEKQPLDKAYQDKQLTEWTMDAYRDVTMEIKEFEDSYFNYLNSSNNMLSSSTYIIYDTVCSNESAVKVSAGSESVEGNHTMEVLNVATSASLESNSGISKGIEGISVPDFTAAHGKSFEMSVDGTTKTINIDSSINDVVDMQAAIDDAYGAGKIEVSTNPSGALTFEPVADSGIHNIELVSKSDDALEDLGFGSGAILNNRIDTSDTLEEVSLNMETPFTFDSEGNVSFTINGEEFEFHKSTTLDKMMNEINTNSAAGVYFTYDEISDEFKFTATQTGAGNSINITESGSNFMASAKIDDYTSGEDAQVILDGETLTRSDNTFSVSGITYTVLAETTEPVNMSISLDVDSVYENIMSFVDAYNELIDSLHDTVSEEYDRDYPPLTNEEKSQMSDEEIELWEEQAKTGLLSSDPIIEDILRDMRVALYDPVDGVSLTLADIGITTGSYDEYGKLVVDEDKLKESIEDNPQGVMNLFCKESSSHPGTNTARNLDGDEREVRYEEEGLAYRLYDIMEDNVSIYRNANGSKGTLLEKVGMIGDSSEYDNIYYSRIEDYEEEIEELEEKMLDKENYYYEQFAAMEVYLQEMNSQLESIMSMFSE
- a CDS encoding response regulator transcription factor, which codes for MSYKVYIVEDEINFNKVLTLYFENEGWDVKSFFRGSDAINAIYDTPHMWIIDVTLPDMNGYELMHKIKKHSKDTPVLFMSGNSSTSERVLGLEIGGSDFVQKPFSPRELIIRANRIIETRYRRTSITDNVNTVKFRDYIIDETQRAVFKNNMPIELTSKEFDFLKLLAKNTGQAFSREQIINCIWGVNSYVNDRVVDDLIRRLRRKLPNLRIETIYGYGYRACG
- the flgL gene encoding flagellar hook-associated protein FlgL, coding for MRVTNSMLSQNVIWNINKNLTYMNELNIQMATGKKIQKPSDDPVCTAKSLEYRTYISQIEQYEKNAEDALGWMKVTEQALDGIEDVIGRTRELTVQASSESLSESDYEVIAIEIEQLEAQLIEIGNYSYAGRYVFGGYGTNTLPFEVIDTPVGDEIMYKDSYLSLGGPYAGSVEDDEILAFYSANEDKILTEDDKNQDIMYNIGRSSEVDVNVEGYEIFGDDEKGIFGTFQKIEMALAGETEYKVVNDSVSPPVVETYELELTELLEDLDENLNQVLAVRADLGAKMSYVELTQNRLSDEYVTYTGLMSMNEDVDMAEVAMELASAQSVYEASLAAGSKIILPSLADFIT
- the flgK gene encoding flagellar hook-associated protein FlgK; the encoded protein is MASTFAGLAISANGLYASQSALYTTNSNISNADTPGYSRQVVNQTNGYAFSQGNVMIGTGPEVVSVDRMRDEYIDKKYWAENPSLGEWETKSNILLEIEGIFAEPSTSGINSVMSDFYSALEVLSTNPTGMAERALLLQTGTAMCETLNDTAQKLVDLQQQINNDINMKVNEINSIGDQIAKLNEQIYELELTGANANELRDERDLLVDELSKIIEIQAEEVKVGTLPNGQADTKFQITLNGHYLVNGSSSNKLETYNADTSSTGQPLYGIKWEDSDIVVDPKGGELKGCFDLRDGTGENSEYKGIPYYLEELDEFARTFAMAFNEGVYGDGVKYSEGHADGYGLDGSTGTRFFTYDNMSSDDFMASGSDMESAYDNITALNISVSSDVENDLNKIAASSKSGEEGNNENIKSIIDICNDTKMFNQGSADDYINSVLTTLGTENQHATGKMNNEANLVQQIEYTRLSVSSVSIDEEMSNMVRYQQTYEAAAKMIDVWKEIYEVTINEIGG